A single window of Nicotiana sylvestris chromosome 3, ASM39365v2, whole genome shotgun sequence DNA harbors:
- the LOC104214436 gene encoding pectinesterase/pectinesterase inhibitor U1: MTRVKDFFAGMLDSGKNVNFSKGKKKLFLTVVASVLLVAAVIGVVVGVKFRSNNSDDHADIQAITSAAHAIVKSACENTLHPELCYSTIASVSDFSKKVTSQKDVIELSLNITCRAVQHNFFKVEKLIKTRKGLKPREKVALHDCLETIDETLDELHTAIKDLELYPNKKSLKAHADDLKTLISSAITNQETCLDGFSHDDADKKVRKALLKGQKHVEKMCSNALAMICNMTDTDIANEQKLKGTTTNRKLREDNSEWPEWLSAGDRRLLQSSTVRPDVVVAADGSGNFKTVSEAVAKAPEKSSKRYVIRIKAGVYRENVDVPKKKTNIMFMGDGRSNTIITGSRNVKDGSTTFHSATVAAVGEKFLARDITFQNTAGAAKHQAVALRVGSDLSAFYRCDILAYQDSLYVHSNRQYFVQCLIAGTVDFIFGNAAAVLQDCDIHARRPGSGQKNMVTAQGRSDPNQNTGIVIQKCRIGATSDLRPVQKSFPTYLGRPWKEYSRTVIMQSSITDVINSAGWHEWNGNFALNTLFYGEYQNTGAGAGTSGRVKWKGFKVITSATEAQAYTPGRFIAGGSWLSSTGFPFSLGL; encoded by the exons ATGACACGTGTCAAAGATTTCTTCGCCGGAATGTTGGATTCCGGCAAGAACGTTAATTTTTCCAAAGGAAAAAAGAAACTATTCTTGACCGTCGTTGCCTCAGTCCTACTCGTTGCAGCAGTTATCGGAGTAGTTGTCGGTGTAAAATTCCGTTCAAATAACTCCGACGACCACGCAGACATACAGGCCATTACCTCTGCAGCTCATGCCATTGTAAAATCTGCGTGTGAAAACACCCTGCACCCCGAATTATGTTACTCTACAATTGCAAGtgtttcagatttctccaaaaaAGTAACTAGCCAAAAAGACGTGATTGAGTTGTCCTTGAATATCACCTGCAGGGCCGTCCAACACAACTTTTTTAAGGTCGAAAAACTCATCAAAACAAGAAAAG GTCTAAAGCCACGAGAAAAGGTTGCGTTGCACGATTGCCTTGAGACAATAGACGAGACTCTCGACGAACTCCACACGGCCATAAAAGACCTCGAGCTATATCCCAACAAAAAGTCTCTGAAAGCCCACGCAGATGACCTTAAAACTCTAATAAGTTCAGCAATTACTAACCAAGAGACTTGCCTTGACGGTTTCTCTCACGACGACGCCGATAAAAAGGTTCGCAAAGCTTTGCTGAAAGGTCAAAAGCACGTAGAAAAAATGTGCAGTAATGCTTTAGCTATGATTTGTAATATGACCGATACAGACATTGCTAATGAGCAGAAGTTGAAGGGTACCACTACTAACAG GAAGTTGAGAGAGGACAATAGTGAGTGGCCGGAGTGGTTGTCTGCTGGGGACAGAAGATTGCTGCAGTCCTCGACGGTGAGGCCCGACGTGGTTGTGGCGGCGGACGGAAGCGGAAATTTCAAGACGGTGTCGGAGGCGGTAGCAAAAGCACCAGAGAAGAGCAGCAAGAGGTATGTAATAAGGATAAAAGCTGGTGTTTACAGGGAGAATGTAGATGTGCCGAAGAAGAAGACAAATATTATGTTTATGGGAGATGGAAGAAGCAATACTATTATTACAGGAAGTAGAAATGTGAAAGATGGTAGCACTACTTTCCACTCCGCCACTGTTG CTGCGGTAGGTGAAAAATTCTTGGCCCGAGACATAACTTTCCAAAACACTGCAGGGGCCGCAAAACACCAAGCCGTAGCACTTCGCGTGGGGTCTGATTTGTCCGCTTTCTATAGATGTGACATTTTAGCCTATCAAGACTCTCTCTACGTTCACTCCAATCGTCAATATTTTGTTCAGTGTTTAATTGCGGGCACTGTTGATTTTATTTTCGGCAATGCTGCTGCTGTTTTACAAGACTGTGATATTCATGCCCGGCGTCCTGGTTCGGGTCAGAAGAATATGGTCACAGCCCAAGGAAGATCTGACCCGAACCAGAACACTGGAATTGTGATCCAGAAATGTAGAATTGGTGCAACGTCTGATTTGAGACCAGTTCAGAAGAGTTTCCCCACGTATCTTGGACGGCCATGGAAAGAATATTCTAGGACTGTGATTATGCAATCGTCAATTACTGATGTGATTAATTCTGCTGGATGGCATGAATGGAATGGGAATTTTGCGCTTAATACTTTGTTTTATGGCGAGTATCAAAATACTGGGGCAGGAGCTGGGACCTCAGGAAGAGTTAAATGGAAAGGGTTTAAGGTCATTACAAGTGCAACTGAGGCTCAAGCTTATACTCCTGGTAGATTCATTGCTGGAGGTAGTTGGTTGAGCTCCACTGGCTTCCCTTTTTCTCTTGGTCTCTGA
- the LOC138888473 gene encoding uncharacterized protein gives MIEIVHKDGEPKRSSKSVMMIRASESNLVKAPDSTKATPLIVEGMTEKPSSLNSKPPVLVVKGLSKDIGASPESSKVVVLGISSKPVIVMKGDHTTPIIIKPVTQLPVVDAKVVLWNYKQVIVTYKGKEIEEEVNETGGLTRSGRCFTPEELKKSKLFKDNPMPVKKSVTEEEAEEFLKKMKVQDYSIVEQLRKTPAQISLLYLLIHSDEHRRVLMKILNEAHVPDKITVNHLEKIAGRIFEANRITFSDNELPMEGTEHNWALYLTVKCEDSVVSRVLVDNGSSANICPLSTLQKLKIGTERIHLNSVCVRGFDGGGKDFVGDIMLELSIGPVEFTIELQVLDVAVSYNLLLGRPWIHAVKAVPSSLHQIVKFEWDTQEIVVHGDEDLSACNDTIVPFTEDEKGPWGIVHPVRPSGNPSTFGLGFMPTEKDVKRVKNLKQKVCSFPKPIPHISKSFVKPGAEKPPTSSIPKPVVDVDEELIKRFQSLFEEVNMVEVGEGSSKANVQLVGPNVKFSNWEVTPLPTRKEFCDMTCMKNDVIIKSKKQSDHVKDLRKFFQRLHGYNLKLNPAKCAFGVPSGKLLGFVVSRCGIELDPSKIKAIQELPPPKNKTELLKKNVAVKWTDECQEAFDKIKRYLSNPPVLVPPEPGRPLILYLTVLDNSFGCVLGQHDITGKNE, from the exons atgattgaaatagttcaCAAGGATGGGGAGCCCAAAAGGTCTTCTaagtccgtcatgatgattcgggccagtGAAAGCAATTTGGTTAAAGCTCCAGACTCTACCAAAGCAACGCCCTTGATAGTTGAAGGGATGACAGAAAAGCCGAGCTCACTCAATTCGAAACCACCAGTGTTGGTCGTGAAAGGGCTGTCGAAAGATATCGGGGCAAGTCCGGAAAGTTCAAAAGTGGTAGTACTAGGGATTTCAAGTAAGCCTGTCATAGTTATGAAGGGGGATCATACTACCCCTATCATCATTAAACCAGTAACCCAGCTTCCAGTGGTGGATGCCAAGGTTGTTCTGTGGAATTATAAACAAGTgatagtgacatacaaaggaaaagaaatagaggaagaagtcaatgaaactggaggattgactcgttctgggagatgtttcaccccagaagaattaaagaaatccaAGCTATTCAAGGATAACCCAATGCCAGTAAAGAAATCGGTCACtgaggaagaggctgaggagttcctgaaaaagatgaaagtgcaggattattccattgtggagcagttaaggaaaacaccagctcaaATTTCTCTTTTGTATTTGTTGAtacattcagatgaacatcgcagggtcttgatgaagattttgaatgaggcacatgttccTGATAAGATCACAGTGAACCACCTGGAAAAGATAGCTGGCAGGATCTTCGAAGCAAATAGGATCACTTTCTCGGACAATGAACTTCctatggagggtacagaacacaactgggctctttatctcacggtgaagtgtgaagattctgttgtctcaagggttttggttgataatGGCTCTAGTGCGAATATTTGTCCCCTGTCTACTCTGCAAAAACTGAAAATTGGCACCGAAAGAATCCACTTGAATAGTGTGTGTGTCCGAGGCTTTGATGGGGGAGGTAAAGATTTTGTTGGAGATATAATGCTCGAATTGTCAATAGGGCCTGTTGAGTTTACCATCGAATTACAAGTGTTAGATGTGGCTGTCTCCTACAATTTATTGTTGGGCAGGCCCTGGATACATGCTGTTAAGGCAGTCCCGTCTTCTCTACACCAAATTgtgaaatttgaatgggacacgcaggaaatagttgtgcacggtgaTGAGGACTTGTCAGCCTGTAATGATACAATTGTTCCGTTCACCGAAGATGAAAAGGGACCTTGG gGTATTGTGCATCCAGTGCGCCCCAGTGGGAATCCtagtacatttggtttgggattcatgcccacagagaaggacgtgaaaagggttaaaaatctgaaacagaAGGTATGTTCGTTCCCCAAGCCCATCCCACACATctctaagtcttttgtcaagccagggGCCGAAAAGCCTCCAACCTCCTCAATTCCAAAACCCGTGGTCGATGTTGATGAAGAGCTGATCAAGAGGTTCCAAAGTCTGTTCGAAGaagtcaatatggtagaagttggtgaaGGCTCTAGTAAAGCAAATGTGCAGCTCGTTGGCCCAAACGTGAAGTTTAGCAATTGGGAAgttactcctctccccaccaggaaggagttttg tgacatgacatgcatgaaga atgatgtgatcataaagtcaaagaagcagtctgaccatgttaaggatttgaggaagtttttccaaagactccacGGGTATAACCTCAAGCTCAATCcagcgaaatgtgcatttggtgtcccgTCGGGGAAGTTGCTGGGATTCGTGGTTAGCAGATGCGGCATTGAGTTAGATccatcgaagatcaaagccattcaagagttaccaccgccaaagaataaaacagag ctgctgaagaagaatgttgcggtcaagtggactgacgaatgtcaagaagcatttgataaaatTAAGAGGTAcctgtcaaatccacctgtgctggtcccaccagagcctggaagacctttaattctctatttgacagtcttggataattcctttggctgtgtattgggtcaacatgacatcacgggAAAGAATGAGTAA